Proteins found in one Mucilaginibacter inviolabilis genomic segment:
- a CDS encoding NADP-dependent malic enzyme — protein MNKNNRKQDALNYHSQGRPGKIQVVPTKPTNSQRDLTMAYSPGVAEPCLRIAENVEDVYKYTAKGNLVAVISNGTAVLGLGNIGPEASKPVMEGKGLLFKIYADIDVFDLEVNAKSVDEFVTIVKALEPTFGGVNLEDISAPTCFEIERRLKAEMNIPVMHDDQHGTAIISGAALMNACEIQGKKLDKIKMVVNGAGAAAVSCTKMYLSLGVKKENLVMFDINGLLTPERTDLDDIRLEFATTRTDIKSLADAMKNADVFVGLSAANVVDADMLKSMAKKPIVFAMANPVPEVDYDLAVQTRDDIIMATGRSDFPNQVNNVLGFPYIFRGALDVRATAINEAMKIAATHAIAEMAKKPVPEAVNLAYNTTNLKFGRDYIIPKPMDQRLIVEVSAAVAKAAMESGVARKAITDWEAYYEELRSRLGTNDKLLRNLTNKAKQNPKRVVFAEADNYKILRSAQIVKEEGIATPILLGNEDKIRRIMRENDLDLGDVQIIDPRVKCENMEEYAEFLYQKRQRRGVTLFEARKMLSDRNYYGACMVQFGRADALISGLTKNYVPTIKPALQIIGTEDGVNRVAGMYMMITQKGPVFFGDTTVNENPTVQELVDITVLIERSVKQFNISPRVAVLSYSNFGSNDGPIPEKTRETVKLLHKQCPDMVVDGDMQANFALNSDLLADNFPFSTLNGKPANTLIFPNLESGNIAYKLLQEIGGAEAVGPILLGLKKPVHVLQLGSSVREIVNMITIAVVDAQAKAEASKPKGK, from the coding sequence ATGAACAAGAACAACCGTAAACAGGACGCCTTAAACTACCACTCACAAGGTCGTCCGGGAAAAATACAGGTAGTACCTACCAAACCAACCAATTCACAACGCGACCTCACTATGGCGTATTCGCCGGGTGTAGCCGAGCCTTGTCTTCGTATAGCAGAAAATGTAGAAGATGTATATAAATATACCGCCAAGGGTAACCTGGTAGCCGTTATCAGTAATGGTACCGCGGTGTTAGGCCTGGGTAATATCGGCCCCGAAGCCAGCAAGCCAGTAATGGAGGGAAAGGGTCTGCTATTTAAGATCTATGCCGATATTGACGTGTTTGACCTGGAAGTAAATGCTAAAAGTGTAGACGAGTTTGTAACTATAGTAAAAGCGCTTGAACCAACCTTTGGCGGCGTTAACCTGGAAGATATATCTGCCCCAACCTGTTTCGAGATCGAGCGCAGGTTGAAGGCCGAAATGAATATCCCGGTGATGCACGATGACCAGCATGGTACCGCTATCATATCGGGTGCGGCTTTAATGAATGCCTGCGAAATACAGGGCAAAAAGCTGGATAAGATAAAAATGGTGGTTAACGGTGCCGGCGCGGCTGCCGTATCGTGTACCAAAATGTATCTTTCACTAGGTGTAAAAAAAGAAAACCTGGTGATGTTTGATATCAATGGTTTGCTGACACCTGAGCGTACCGATCTGGATGACATCAGACTAGAATTTGCTACCACCCGTACAGATATAAAATCATTGGCCGATGCTATGAAAAATGCTGACGTGTTTGTTGGCCTTTCTGCAGCTAATGTAGTTGATGCCGATATGCTGAAGTCAATGGCTAAAAAGCCTATTGTGTTTGCTATGGCTAACCCGGTTCCTGAGGTTGACTATGACCTGGCAGTTCAAACCCGCGATGATATCATTATGGCTACCGGTCGTTCTGATTTTCCGAACCAGGTGAATAACGTATTAGGCTTTCCTTACATTTTCAGAGGAGCGCTTGATGTACGAGCTACTGCTATAAACGAGGCTATGAAAATAGCCGCCACACACGCTATTGCCGAGATGGCTAAAAAGCCGGTTCCGGAAGCAGTAAATCTGGCCTATAATACTACCAATCTTAAATTCGGAAGGGACTATATCATTCCTAAGCCGATGGATCAAAGACTTATTGTTGAGGTATCGGCCGCGGTTGCCAAAGCAGCCATGGAGTCGGGTGTTGCCCGTAAAGCCATAACCGATTGGGAGGCTTATTATGAAGAGTTGCGTTCAAGATTAGGTACTAATGATAAATTGCTGCGTAATCTTACCAATAAGGCTAAGCAAAATCCTAAGCGTGTAGTTTTTGCCGAAGCTGATAATTATAAAATATTAAGATCGGCCCAGATTGTAAAGGAAGAGGGTATAGCTACGCCGATATTGCTGGGTAACGAAGATAAGATCAGGCGTATCATGCGCGAGAATGATCTTGACCTTGGCGATGTGCAGATTATTGACCCACGTGTGAAATGTGAAAACATGGAGGAGTATGCGGAGTTTCTGTATCAAAAACGTCAACGCAGAGGGGTAACTTTATTTGAAGCCCGCAAAATGCTGAGTGACCGTAACTATTACGGAGCCTGCATGGTACAATTTGGCAGAGCCGATGCCTTGATATCGGGCCTAACCAAAAACTATGTGCCTACTATTAAACCGGCTCTGCAAATCATCGGTACCGAAGATGGTGTGAACCGGGTAGCTGGTATGTATATGATGATCACCCAAAAAGGCCCTGTGTTTTTTGGGGATACTACCGTGAACGAAAACCCAACCGTACAGGAACTGGTAGATATTACCGTGCTGATAGAACGATCTGTTAAACAGTTTAATATCAGTCCAAGAGTGGCTGTATTATCCTATTCTAACTTTGGCTCAAATGATGGCCCTATTCCCGAAAAAACAAGGGAAACAGTAAAATTGCTGCACAAACAATGTCCGGATATGGTAGTTGACGGCGATATGCAGGCCAACTTTGCCCTGAACTCCGATTTGTTGGCTGATAATTTCCCATTTTCAACCTTAAACGGAAAACCGGCTAATACGCTGATATTCCCTAACCTGGAATCGGGTAATATAGCTTACAAGCTATTGCAGGAAATTGGTGGTGCCGAAGCTGTTGGACCTATATTATTGGGACTGAAAAAACCGGTACACGTATTACAACTGGGTAGTTCGGTTCGTGAAATTGTAAATATGATTACCATAGCGGTTGTTGATGCCCAGGCAAAAGCCGAAGCCAGCAAACCAAAAGGCAAGTAA
- the ruvA gene encoding Holliday junction branch migration protein RuvA, producing the protein MYDYISGKLVFKSPSHVVIDAGGIGYHINISLNTYSRLGEVENCKLFIWQYVKEDALTLYGFADDGERRLFLHLVSISGIGPNTGRMMLSSITPAEIQAAIVSGNVALIQRIKGIGPKSAQRIILELQDKLRKEGPDTLTVVPVSKTVKDEALSALIMLGFARNAAEKVLDQEINKNSGDLTVEQLIKFALKTL; encoded by the coding sequence ATGTACGATTATATTAGTGGTAAACTGGTATTCAAAAGTCCTTCGCATGTTGTAATAGATGCCGGAGGTATTGGTTATCACATTAATATATCGTTAAATACATATTCAAGGTTAGGTGAAGTAGAAAATTGTAAACTATTTATCTGGCAGTACGTAAAAGAGGATGCGCTCACTTTATATGGTTTTGCAGATGACGGTGAGCGTCGCTTGTTCTTACACCTGGTATCCATATCCGGCATAGGACCTAATACGGGGCGAATGATGTTATCATCAATTACCCCTGCCGAAATACAAGCAGCTATTGTTAGCGGCAATGTTGCTTTAATACAACGTATTAAAGGCATAGGTCCCAAATCGGCACAGCGTATTATATTGGAGCTGCAAGATAAGTTACGTAAAGAAGGTCCTGATACTTTAACCGTTGTGCCTGTAAGCAAAACAGTTAAGGACGAGGCGCTCTCTGCGCTTATTATGCTTGGCTTTGCACGTAATGCTGCAGAGAAGGTATTGGATCAGGAGATCAATAAAAATAGTGGAGATTTAACAGTTGAACAACTTATAAAGTTTGCTTTAAAAACTCTATAA